A portion of the Candidatus Dadabacteria bacterium genome contains these proteins:
- a CDS encoding DNA translocase FtsK 4TM domain-containing protein — protein MSNKKGGFKKEAAAVGVFLLGAITAAGLVAGGSLSPFGGGAVGWVGKTVSGTLSSAFGVASLLIPAGCAYLCVRLVFFSVKGKALLKDAAAAIGLLASTALLSGLALEGVLVNHLTQDGAGGKLGREILRFTVDTVGVFGSYVVGLSVVSVCLVFLARTSLRTVLSSGFNAVAKTLSVSLKAVVSVLLRLSEMLRSAAVFAAGLVKKFRAKTPPSPPVIKEEKQPAPVVPSGEEKAAEAPKLVIKKQDKKNPKPAEKDPAPRPEGRSFALPPINLLERPEGGKTEIDKESAYGSARLIEEKLQSFGVSGKVTEIRPGPVITMFEYKPASGVKVSKIASLEDDLAMNLSASSIRIISPIPGRDVVGIEVPNNRREKVCLREIIENPEFAANKSLLTIAVGKDISGAPYYTDLAAAPHLMIAGTTGSGKSVLLNSLLASLFYKTGPDRLRLLMIDPKMLEFAIYEDIPHLLHPIVTEPRKAIAALKWAVAEMEGRYKVLSQKGVRNIDSYNSAIERDEGPGSPQIMPYIVILIDELADLIMSAASDTRDCIIRIAQKARAAGIHLVVATQRPSADVVSGLLKANIPARISFLVSSKVDSRIILDAQGAESLLGKGDMLYLKPGTGALERIQGALITDEERERIVDFLKSQGEPAFDSAVADAINKPEGEQGDSSTEERDEMYEQALEIVTEAGQVSISMLQRRLKIGYNRAATIVEQMEREGIVGEPQGAGKPREVISPSEG, from the coding sequence ATGAGCAACAAAAAAGGAGGATTTAAAAAAGAGGCGGCGGCTGTCGGCGTCTTTCTGCTCGGAGCAATAACGGCGGCGGGGCTTGTTGCGGGCGGCTCGCTTTCGCCGTTCGGCGGAGGCGCGGTCGGATGGGTTGGCAAAACAGTATCGGGGACGCTGTCTTCCGCATTCGGGGTCGCCTCCCTGCTGATTCCCGCCGGGTGCGCCTACCTGTGCGTCCGCCTTGTATTTTTCAGCGTGAAGGGAAAGGCGCTTCTGAAAGACGCCGCCGCCGCCATAGGGCTTCTGGCGTCAACCGCGCTTTTGTCCGGTCTGGCTCTTGAGGGGGTTTTGGTAAACCACCTCACTCAGGACGGCGCGGGCGGGAAACTGGGACGGGAGATTCTACGCTTCACAGTGGATACGGTTGGTGTGTTCGGCTCTTATGTGGTCGGGCTTTCCGTTGTTTCCGTGTGCCTTGTGTTTCTTGCAAGAACCAGCCTGCGGACGGTTCTGTCATCAGGTTTTAACGCCGTTGCAAAAACATTGAGCGTGTCTCTGAAAGCCGTCGTTTCCGTTCTTTTGCGCCTGTCGGAAATGCTGCGGAGCGCGGCAGTGTTTGCCGCCGGTCTGGTGAAAAAGTTCCGCGCAAAAACCCCGCCCTCCCCGCCGGTAATCAAGGAAGAAAAACAACCCGCGCCCGTTGTCCCCTCCGGCGAAGAAAAGGCGGCGGAAGCCCCGAAACTGGTCATCAAAAAACAGGATAAGAAAAATCCCAAACCGGCGGAAAAAGACCCCGCCCCCCGGCCTGAAGGGCGCAGTTTTGCCCTTCCTCCCATAAACCTGCTGGAAAGGCCGGAAGGCGGAAAAACGGAGATTGACAAGGAAAGCGCCTACGGGAGCGCGCGCCTGATTGAGGAAAAACTCCAGAGTTTCGGCGTTTCGGGAAAAGTAACGGAGATCAGGCCCGGCCCCGTTATCACCATGTTTGAATACAAGCCCGCCTCCGGGGTCAAGGTGAGCAAGATCGCCTCGCTTGAAGATGACCTTGCGATGAACCTCAGCGCGAGCAGCATAAGAATCATATCCCCCATTCCGGGCAGGGATGTGGTGGGCATTGAAGTCCCCAACAACCGGCGGGAGAAGGTATGCCTGAGGGAAATTATAGAAAACCCCGAATTTGCGGCAAATAAATCGCTTCTTACCATAGCGGTCGGCAAAGACATATCCGGCGCGCCCTATTACACCGACCTTGCCGCCGCCCCTCACCTGATGATAGCGGGAACGACCGGGTCGGGCAAAAGCGTGCTTCTGAACTCGCTGCTCGCAAGCCTGTTTTACAAAACGGGGCCGGACAGGCTGCGCCTCCTTATGATAGACCCGAAAATGCTTGAGTTTGCCATTTATGAAGACATCCCCCACCTGCTCCACCCCATTGTTACAGAGCCGAGAAAAGCAATCGCCGCCCTCAAGTGGGCGGTCGCCGAGATGGAGGGCAGGTACAAGGTTCTTTCCCAAAAAGGCGTGAGAAACATAGATTCATACAACTCCGCAATAGAGCGGGATGAGGGTCCCGGCTCGCCGCAAATTATGCCCTACATTGTAATTCTGATAGACGAACTTGCGGATTTGATAATGTCCGCCGCGTCCGACACGCGGGACTGCATTATCAGGATAGCGCAGAAGGCGCGCGCGGCGGGAATACACCTTGTTGTTGCCACTCAGCGCCCGTCCGCGGATGTGGTTTCGGGACTTTTGAAAGCGAACATTCCGGCAAGAATCTCGTTTCTGGTCTCATCAAAGGTGGACTCAAGGATTATCCTTGACGCTCAGGGAGCGGAAAGTCTGTTAGGCAAGGGAGACATGCTTTATCTCAAGCCCGGAACCGGCGCGCTGGAGAGAATTCAGGGCGCGCTGATAACGGACGAGGAGCGGGAGAGAATTGTTGATTTTCTCAAATCACAGGGCGAGCCCGCGTTTGACAGCGCGGTTGCGGACGCCATCAACAAACCTGAGGGCGAGCAGGGTGATTCCAGCACTGAGGAGCGGGACGAGATGTATGAGCAGGCGCTTGAAATAGTCACCGAAGCGGGGCAGGTGTCAATATCAATGCTTCAGCGGCGGCTTAAGATTGGCTACAACCGCGCGGCGACCATTGTTGAACAGATGGAGCGCGAGGGGATTGTGGGAGAGCCGCAGGGAGCGGGAAAACCGAGAGAGGTTATTTCGCCGAGCGAGGGGTAA
- a CDS encoding HNH endonuclease, which translates to MTKQSYPKKFLALLKSINAKRPKTVIDHILKHGQVTTEELKDIYGYNHPPRAIRDVREQGVPIKTFRAIGSDGRKIAAYKFGDPSEIRSAQLSGRTAFSSSMKNTLIEKHGARCNIYLESFPPRELQIDHRIPFEIVGDQSDLSSNMDDYMLLCASANRAKSWSCENCANWTIKKAETCQQCYWAYPESYKHIAMRDMRRLDILWSGEEVKEYEFLMKEVSKAQKEVPDYVKDVIRKHLKRSSS; encoded by the coding sequence ATGACTAAGCAAAGTTACCCCAAGAAGTTTCTTGCTTTGCTGAAGAGTATTAATGCCAAGCGTCCCAAAACAGTTATTGACCATATCCTCAAACATGGTCAGGTAACAACCGAGGAATTGAAGGACATTTATGGCTACAACCATCCTCCTCGTGCTATAAGAGATGTGAGAGAACAAGGTGTGCCTATTAAAACTTTCCGTGCCATCGGTTCGGATGGAAGGAAAATCGCTGCATATAAGTTTGGAGACCCATCAGAAATCCGGTCTGCACAACTTTCTGGTCGTACGGCGTTTTCTTCAAGCATGAAAAATACACTGATTGAGAAGCACGGCGCACGGTGCAATATTTACCTTGAATCATTTCCCCCAAGGGAATTGCAAATTGATCACAGAATCCCTTTTGAAATTGTGGGAGACCAAAGTGATCTTTCAAGTAATATGGATGACTATATGCTTCTATGCGCGTCTGCAAACAGGGCGAAATCATGGAGTTGTGAGAATTGTGCTAATTGGACAATCAAGAAGGCTGAGACATGCCAACAGTGCTACTGGGCCTACCCAGAATCTTATAAGCATATCGCGATGCGTGACATGCGGAGGCTTGACATCTTATGGTCTGGCGAGGAAGTCAAAGAGTATGAGTTTCTCATGAAAGAAGTTTCCAAAGCCCAGAAGGAAGTGCCAGACTATGTAAAAGATGTCATCCGCAAACACCTTAAAAGAAGTTCTAGTTGA
- a CDS encoding DNA adenine methylase translates to MKELNSKDMSHQPLYQLQEIDPYCNLRKLPHPFPYQGSKRGIAKYILPYFPSDTKCLIEPFCGAGAISIAAAAYGMMETISLNDLNKPLMDLWVEILERPKDLCDEYERLWSEQHSDRKSYFLKVRDEFNIAHKPCYLLYLLARIVKGSIRYSSDGKFNQSADNRRSGMKPHTMRQNILGVSALLAGKTSTSAMDFQVIVERAGENDLVYMDPPYQGTSFTRDHRYINGLSYDDFVDALAVMNKRNISYIISYDGITGERMHGKPLPKHLRLQHTTIYAGRSSQATLLGKNHQTIESLYLSDPLVNRLRYEGPALCVSNRKQQEIIFA, encoded by the coding sequence ATGAAAGAACTCAATAGCAAAGACATGTCGCATCAACCCTTGTATCAATTACAAGAGATTGACCCGTACTGCAACTTACGCAAGTTACCACACCCATTTCCGTATCAGGGAAGCAAGCGAGGCATTGCTAAGTACATCCTCCCTTACTTTCCGTCTGATACCAAATGCTTAATAGAGCCGTTTTGTGGCGCCGGGGCTATCTCTATTGCCGCTGCCGCTTACGGAATGATGGAAACAATTTCACTAAATGATTTGAATAAACCCCTGATGGACTTATGGGTGGAGATATTAGAGCGACCAAAAGACTTGTGTGACGAATATGAAAGACTGTGGAGTGAGCAACATTCAGATAGAAAGTCTTACTTTCTGAAAGTGAGGGATGAGTTCAACATCGCACACAAACCTTGCTACTTGCTTTACTTATTGGCACGGATTGTAAAAGGCTCTATCAGATACAGTTCTGACGGCAAATTCAATCAGAGTGCGGATAACAGGCGTTCAGGAATGAAACCCCACACAATGAGACAAAACATATTGGGCGTGTCAGCACTTTTGGCTGGAAAAACCAGCACATCTGCAATGGACTTTCAAGTGATAGTGGAAAGGGCTGGCGAGAACGATTTGGTTTACATGGACCCACCCTATCAAGGCACATCGTTTACAAGGGACCATAGATACATCAATGGCTTGTCTTACGATGATTTCGTGGATGCACTTGCGGTTATGAACAAAAGAAACATCTCATACATCATAAGCTACGATGGTATTACTGGTGAAAGAATGCATGGAAAACCACTCCCGAAACACCTCCGCCTTCAACACACCACAATCTATGCAGGCAGATCCAGTCAAGCGACATTGTTGGGCAAAAACCATCAGACCATTGAATCCCTGTACTTGTCTGATCCTTTGGTGAATAGACTACGGTATGAAGGCCCCGCTTTGTGTGTTAGTAATAGAAAGCAACAAGAGATTATATTTGCATGA
- a CDS encoding SIR2 family protein, whose amino-acid sequence MQFVKGGPDIPEQLLQAHEDGQVAFFCGAGISYPAGLPGFADLVKQLYDNLVGTRNEVQQSAIEAKKFDTAIGLLEADIAGDRGKVRRELASILTPDISDPKSAEKATATHEALLTLGRNREGQMRLVTTNFDRLFEEVIATKSLSVNRSQAPQLPIPKNRWDRLVYLHGLLPDTNPPMPNDLDSLVVSSGDFGLAYLTERWAARFVSELFRNYIVCFVGYSIGDPVLRYMMDALAADRLLGESPPEMFAFGSYSKGKEEKVYNEWRAKNVTPILYREHNRHSYLHRTLRDWADKYRDGVGGKESIVVRYAMTRPSKSTKQDDFVGRMLWALSDQTGLPMKRFAEFNPVPHLDWLLEPFSEDRYKHVDLERFGVSSGTEVDNDLKFSLVSRPSPYSLAPWMVISDTGSLGSKWDNIMQHLARWLVRHLDDPALVLWLAKQGGQLHKDLIRVVEQCLHKLAKYEQDGDTTTIDRIRNNAPKAIPGPHMRTLWRLLLAGRVKSRKSQTQSNDFYQWHKRFERDGLTTTLRFELREILTPRVSISEPLFRLPTGDSENQKPECLSELVSWEIVLSAGPIHSKLNDLNDNERERWTAALPELLTDFSALLRDALDLMRELGGADNKSDPSFEYQPSISKHRQNRGFHEWTSLIDLARDAWLATAEQSPQHALLVAEAWWQTPYPLFKRLAFFAATQGGVVTHRRALDWLLADEKWWLWSDKTRRESIRLLAVLAPQIDEPMLRELEQAVLAGPPLNMFRDNMTPEDRDIVDKKIWLRLAEMVQSGAGLSSTGQERLNALSVQHQLAEDERDEFPDRMESGVWGGRKPWLQFEPIPSGDLDGLVNYLTENHHPAEGREDDWQELCKNDFENTAQALHHFARKNIWLDQRWGDALRVWSSDEKVRETLWRSVAPVLTTAPDDFLQNKDVTYGVGWWLKAIAKTFEGHEEEFLILTRRILSLKYQDNAKTDDPVNLAINHPVGYVTQALLDWWYRQTLEDKQGLPEKLKPIFTELCDTQTSQFRHGRVLLAHHVINLFRVDREWTIQHLLPLFNWQQSETEARAVWEGFLWSPRLYYPLMEELKSDFLNTATHYEDLENHGKQYYARILTFAALDQSGSSTFTQTELKRATDALSTDGLCEVAQALVIELESASEQRTNYWTNRVVPYLKSIWPKDKDKITPDISTSLGSLCVSASEKFPDALDLLRHWLQPSEGHSFLVHKLCDSDLCKEFPEESLEFLRLVINDNSEWPPYELKDCLEDIKTNNPALEKDLRYENLMTYLRQHPI is encoded by the coding sequence ATGCAATTTGTAAAAGGTGGTCCTGACATTCCAGAACAGTTGCTACAGGCGCACGAAGATGGGCAAGTAGCCTTTTTCTGTGGGGCCGGGATTTCTTACCCAGCAGGCTTGCCTGGCTTTGCCGACCTAGTGAAACAACTCTATGATAACTTGGTGGGCACACGCAATGAGGTGCAACAATCGGCAATAGAGGCCAAGAAGTTTGATACTGCGATAGGCTTATTGGAAGCAGATATTGCTGGTGATCGCGGGAAAGTAAGAAGGGAACTGGCAAGTATTCTAACCCCAGACATCAGTGACCCGAAGAGTGCCGAGAAAGCAACCGCGACTCACGAAGCCCTGTTGACGCTAGGCAGGAACCGCGAGGGACAAATGCGGTTGGTCACTACTAACTTTGACCGTCTTTTTGAGGAAGTAATCGCCACAAAATCACTGTCGGTCAACCGCTCTCAGGCACCACAGTTGCCAATTCCGAAGAACAGATGGGACAGGCTGGTGTATCTACATGGTCTGTTGCCCGATACCAACCCACCCATGCCAAACGATCTGGATAGTCTGGTTGTCTCCAGTGGCGACTTTGGGTTGGCCTATCTTACGGAACGTTGGGCAGCGCGATTCGTGAGCGAACTGTTTCGCAACTATATTGTATGCTTTGTCGGTTACAGCATCGGCGACCCAGTATTGCGCTATATGATGGACGCTCTTGCTGCTGACCGTTTGCTCGGTGAGTCGCCACCGGAAATGTTTGCTTTTGGTAGTTACTCCAAAGGCAAGGAAGAGAAGGTCTACAACGAATGGCGGGCCAAAAATGTTACACCCATTCTCTATCGGGAGCACAATCGTCACTCCTACCTTCACAGAACACTGCGGGATTGGGCCGACAAATACAGAGATGGTGTGGGCGGGAAAGAAAGCATTGTTGTGCGATATGCAATGACACGTCCATCGAAGAGCACCAAGCAAGATGACTTTGTTGGTCGTATGCTATGGGCACTGAGCGACCAGACTGGACTCCCAATGAAGCGCTTCGCCGAGTTTAATCCGGTTCCACATCTGGATTGGCTCTTGGAACCTTTTAGTGAAGACCGCTACAAACATGTTGACTTGGAGCGCTTTGGTGTTTCTTCTGGAACAGAGGTTGATAACGACCTTAAATTCAGTCTGGTTTCCAGACCATCACCTTACAGTCTGGCACCATGGATGGTCATCTCTGATACTGGTTCTCTTGGTAGTAAATGGGATAACATTATGCAACACTTGGCACGGTGGTTGGTACGTCATCTTGATGACCCTGCTCTGGTGCTTTGGTTGGCTAAACAGGGTGGTCAACTGCATAAGGACCTGATCCGGGTGGTAGAACAATGCTTGCACAAACTTGCTAAGTATGAGCAAGACGGTGATACGACCACGATAGACCGTATTCGTAACAATGCACCCAAGGCAATTCCCGGGCCACACATGCGAACGCTATGGCGGCTTCTGCTTGCTGGGCGCGTTAAATCGCGTAAATCGCAGACACAAAGCAATGATTTCTACCAATGGCATAAGCGCTTTGAGCGAGACGGACTCACCACAACTTTACGGTTTGAACTACGTGAGATACTTACACCACGAGTATCTATAAGTGAACCACTTTTCCGTTTGCCAACAGGTGATAGCGAAAATCAAAAGCCAGAGTGTCTAAGCGAGCTTGTTAGTTGGGAGATTGTGCTTTCGGCAGGCCCTATCCATTCCAAATTGAATGACTTGAATGATAACGAGCGCGAGCGTTGGACTGCGGCCTTACCGGAATTGCTGACCGATTTTAGCGCCTTATTGCGCGATGCCTTGGATTTGATGCGTGAACTTGGTGGCGCGGACAACAAGAGCGACCCGTCTTTTGAGTATCAACCTTCAATCAGTAAGCACCGGCAGAATAGGGGATTTCACGAATGGACTTCTTTGATAGACCTAGCTCGGGACGCATGGTTGGCCACAGCCGAGCAATCACCGCAACATGCATTACTCGTGGCAGAGGCATGGTGGCAAACGCCCTATCCTCTTTTTAAGCGTCTCGCATTTTTTGCCGCTACACAGGGCGGTGTAGTAACCCATCGCCGCGCACTTGACTGGTTGCTCGCAGATGAAAAGTGGTGGTTGTGGTCAGATAAAACCCGGCGTGAATCCATACGACTGCTGGCTGTCTTGGCTCCACAAATTGATGAACCGATGTTGCGAGAACTTGAGCAGGCGGTCCTTGCCGGGCCACCCCTCAACATGTTCAGAGACAATATGACCCCGGAAGACAGGGACATTGTTGACAAAAAAATCTGGCTACGACTGGCAGAGATGGTTCAATCTGGTGCTGGTTTGAGCTCCACAGGCCAAGAACGTCTGAATGCGCTCTCTGTCCAGCACCAACTTGCTGAAGATGAACGTGATGAATTTCCAGACCGGATGGAGAGCGGTGTTTGGGGTGGACGAAAGCCTTGGCTACAGTTTGAACCGATACCGAGTGGCGACCTAGATGGGTTGGTAAACTACTTGACAGAAAACCACCATCCTGCCGAAGGAAGAGAGGATGACTGGCAAGAACTTTGCAAAAATGATTTTGAGAACACAGCACAAGCCTTACACCATTTTGCCAGAAAAAACATTTGGCTTGACCAACGCTGGGGGGACGCTTTACGGGTCTGGTCATCAGATGAAAAAGTGCGCGAGACTTTATGGCGATCCGTCGCACCCGTATTAACCACAGCTCCCGATGACTTTCTACAGAACAAGGATGTCACCTACGGAGTTGGTTGGTGGTTGAAAGCCATTGCCAAAACCTTTGAGGGCCATGAAGAAGAGTTTCTAATCCTCACGCGCCGTATCCTGAGTCTGAAATATCAGGATAATGCCAAGACCGACGACCCTGTCAACCTCGCCATCAATCATCCAGTAGGCTATGTAACGCAGGCGTTGTTAGATTGGTGGTATCGGCAGACCTTGGAAGATAAACAAGGTCTGCCGGAGAAACTCAAACCCATATTCACTGAACTTTGTGATACCCAAACCAGTCAGTTTCGACATGGCCGTGTTTTGTTAGCGCACCATGTTATCAATTTGTTTCGCGTAGACCGCGAGTGGACAATACAGCACTTGTTGCCGTTATTTAACTGGCAACAGTCAGAAACAGAAGCACGGGCAGTCTGGGAAGGTTTCCTGTGGTCACCCCGCCTATACTACCCTCTGATGGAGGAACTCAAGTCGGACTTTCTCAATACTGCAACCCACTATGAGGATCTGGAAAACCACGGTAAGCAGTATTATGCGCGGATTCTCACCTTTGCGGCTCTTGACCAGAGTGGCAGTAGCACATTCACTCAAACTGAACTTAAGCGAGCTACTGACGCGCTCTCTACAGACGGGTTATGTGAAGTAGCCCAAGCACTCGTGATAGAGTTGGAAAGCGCAAGTGAGCAACGCACTAACTATTGGACAAACCGAGTCGTCCCATACCTGAAATCCATTTGGCCAAAAGACAAGGACAAAATTACTCCCGACATTTCCACAAGCCTCGGCAGTCTATGTGTCTCGGCGTCGGAAAAGTTTCCGGATGCGCTTGACCTTCTACGTCACTGGCTTCAACCGTCAGAAGGACACAGTTTTCTAGTCCATAAACTTTGTGATTCTGACTTGTGTAAAGAGTTTCCAGAGGAATCTCTGGAATTCTTGAGACTGGTCATCAACGATAATAGTGAATGGCCGCCCTATGAACTTAAAGACTGTCTTGAGGATATAAAAACTAATAATCCTGCATTGGAAAAAGATCTTCGGTATGAAAATTTAATGACTTATCTGCGTCAGCACCCCATATAG
- the nuoD gene encoding NADH dehydrogenase (quinone) subunit D, with translation MEKVQFVTDGGNGDAEMILNMGPQHPATHGVLRIVLGLDGEVIKNVVPHIGYLHRGIEKLCENITYQQCLPYTDRMDYLAAICNNIGFVLAVEKLLGIEDEIPERAKAAEVIMFELGRIESHMVGIGTGALDLGAFSSFMYCFKERERIYDILEMVCGARMTTSYPRVGGLPKDLPEGFADAVNNFVKDFPQTLDEVDKLLTKNGIWLQRTKGVAQISAEDAIDLGLSGPTLRGSGVEFDVRKAKPYLGYENYDFDVVVGEDGDVYSRYLCRMEECRQSVRIIKQAIDNLPDGRYIADLPEIVLPEKEQVYTKMESLIRHFVLVYEGFSPPAGEAYCAVENPKGELGYYLVSDGTKKPYRMRVRGPSFVNLQALAPMLEGAFVGDVVAALGSIDIVLGEVDR, from the coding sequence ATGGAAAAGGTTCAGTTTGTTACGGACGGCGGCAATGGCGACGCCGAAATGATTCTGAACATGGGCCCCCAGCATCCCGCCACGCACGGGGTTTTGCGCATAGTGCTGGGGCTTGACGGCGAGGTCATAAAAAATGTTGTGCCTCACATCGGATACCTGCACAGAGGCATAGAAAAACTGTGCGAAAACATCACCTACCAGCAGTGCCTCCCCTACACGGACAGGATGGACTACCTTGCGGCAATCTGCAACAACATAGGATTTGTTCTCGCGGTTGAGAAGTTGCTCGGTATAGAAGACGAAATCCCGGAGAGGGCAAAAGCGGCAGAGGTCATAATGTTTGAACTCGGCAGGATTGAGTCCCACATGGTCGGCATAGGGACGGGCGCGCTTGATTTGGGCGCGTTCAGTTCCTTTATGTATTGCTTCAAAGAGCGGGAAAGGATTTATGACATCCTTGAGATGGTTTGCGGAGCGAGAATGACAACCTCCTATCCGAGGGTCGGAGGACTCCCCAAAGACCTGCCGGAAGGGTTTGCCGATGCTGTGAACAACTTTGTTAAAGATTTCCCTCAAACCCTTGATGAGGTTGATAAACTTCTGACAAAAAACGGTATATGGCTTCAAAGAACGAAGGGCGTGGCGCAGATAAGCGCGGAGGACGCGATTGATCTCGGTTTGTCGGGTCCCACTCTTCGGGGAAGCGGTGTGGAGTTTGATGTGCGGAAGGCGAAGCCGTATTTGGGGTATGAGAATTACGATTTTGATGTTGTGGTGGGGGAAGACGGGGACGTCTATTCCCGTTACCTCTGCCGGATGGAGGAGTGTAGGCAGAGCGTCCGCATTATAAAGCAGGCGATAGACAACCTGCCGGACGGCCGCTACATTGCCGACTTGCCGGAGATTGTTCTTCCCGAAAAAGAGCAGGTTTATACAAAGATGGAGTCGCTGATACGCCACTTTGTTTTGGTTTACGAAGGCTTTTCCCCGCCCGCGGGCGAGGCGTATTGCGCGGTTGAGAACCCCAAGGGTGAACTTGGATACTACCTTGTGAGCGATGGCACGAAAAAGCCCTACCGCATGCGCGTCCGGGGCCCGTCATTTGTCAATCTTCAGGCGCTCGCGCCGATGCTTGAAGGCGCTTTTGTGGGGGATGTGGTGGCGGCTCTGGGAAGCATAGACATAGTGCTCGGAGAGGTTGACAGGTGA
- a CDS encoding NADH-quinone oxidoreductase subunit C has translation MSVLESVKNTLGPFSLSSGEMRGGEPFFVIRREAVKEACLNLKLERGFAYLSDITAVDYLGERAGARFEVIYNTVRFDSRYNEEMRVFLKVPLDADMLRLETVSSVWKGADWLEREVFDMFGIVFNGHPDMRRILLPEDFEGFPLRKDFDVRDREPAKRSFEKALKEGNF, from the coding sequence ATGAGCGTTCTTGAGTCAGTTAAGAACACACTCGGCCCGTTCTCGCTCTCAAGCGGAGAGATGAGGGGGGGCGAGCCTTTTTTTGTGATACGGAGGGAAGCCGTTAAAGAGGCGTGCCTCAACCTTAAACTGGAGCGCGGCTTTGCCTACCTTTCAGACATCACCGCCGTGGACTATCTGGGCGAAAGAGCCGGGGCGCGGTTTGAAGTTATCTATAACACCGTCCGCTTTGACTCCCGGTATAACGAGGAGATGAGGGTTTTTCTCAAAGTTCCGCTGGATGCGGACATGTTGCGGCTGGAAACGGTTTCCTCCGTGTGGAAGGGGGCGGACTGGCTTGAAAGAGAGGTGTTTGATATGTTCGGAATCGTTTTTAACGGACACCCGGACATGAGAAGAATCCTGCTGCCCGAAGATTTTGAGGGCTTTCCCCTCCGCAAGGATTTTGACGTCAGAGACAGAGAACCCGCAAAGCGCTCGTTTGAAAAGGCGCTCAAAGAGGGAAACTTCTGA
- a CDS encoding NADH-quinone oxidoreductase subunit B: MLGGDGFVSTKLSEFVNWSRKNSLWPMPLGTACCAIEMMGAFASRYDMARFGAEVARFSPRQADLMIVSGTITYKMASVCRRIYDQMPEPKWVIAMGSCTCGGGPFDSYAVVQGIDEFLPVDVYVGGCPPRPEALIDAVMKIQAKIENEGAPLK, encoded by the coding sequence ATTTTAGGCGGAGACGGCTTTGTTTCAACCAAACTTTCCGAGTTTGTGAACTGGTCCAGAAAAAACAGCCTCTGGCCCATGCCGCTGGGCACGGCATGTTGCGCGATAGAGATGATGGGAGCGTTCGCCTCCCGCTATGACATGGCGCGTTTCGGGGCGGAGGTCGCAAGATTCTCGCCGCGTCAGGCGGACCTCATGATAGTTTCGGGCACTATAACCTACAAAATGGCGTCGGTGTGCCGGAGAATTTACGACCAGATGCCGGAGCCCAAGTGGGTTATAGCGATGGGCTCATGCACTTGCGGCGGCGGCCCGTTTGACAGTTATGCGGTGGTTCAGGGAATAGACGAGTTTCTGCCCGTTGATGTTTATGTGGGCGGCTGTCCCCCGCGCCCCGAAGCGCTGATAGATGCGGTTATGAAGATACAGGCAAAGATAGAAAACGAAGGCGCTCCGCTGAAATGA
- a CDS encoding NADH-quinone oxidoreductase subunit A, which produces MFTVSLRLSQSAIQNGWGVTARPLLDNPRPSLNLVAVMDGDAYAPVVIVWVLTAGLAAVLLFFSVYLGKDKPNTEKSSPYESGITPIGEAAGKFPVNYYIIGALFILFDIEAVFLIAWSMVARELGAVAAVELGAFLAVIVAGYLYVLFKGVLDWR; this is translated from the coding sequence GTGTTCACTGTTTCACTCCGCTTGTCTCAAAGCGCCATTCAAAACGGGTGGGGCGTAACCGCCCGCCCACTTCTTGACAATCCCCGCCCGTCCCTTAACCTTGTTGCCGTAATGGACGGCGACGCCTACGCTCCGGTGGTTATTGTCTGGGTTCTGACGGCGGGACTTGCGGCTGTCCTGCTTTTTTTTTCCGTTTACCTCGGAAAAGACAAACCGAATACTGAGAAATCCTCCCCCTACGAATCGGGCATAACGCCGATTGGCGAAGCCGCCGGGAAGTTTCCGGTGAACTACTACATCATCGGCGCGCTTTTTATCCTGTTTGACATAGAGGCGGTTTTTCTGATTGCGTGGTCAATGGTCGCCCGCGAACTCGGCGCGGTGGCGGCGGTTGAACTTGGGGCGTTTCTCGCCGTCATAGTGGCGGGCTATCTGTATGTTCTGTTCAAAGGAGTGCTGGATTGGCGGTAA